One Verrucomicrobiota bacterium DNA window includes the following coding sequences:
- a CDS encoding Hsp20/alpha crystallin family protein encodes MKDGEKDVFKQMDVIASEMENLFYRLFSPKQLVKPVCQHHWSPLADVYETADHLIIKLDLAGVKREEIGIALESDRLVVRGSRTESAPAGITTHHQMEINYGYFERVFHLRHGVRQEDIAARYDDGFLTVSITKEPPRERKDPLDIAIE; translated from the coding sequence ATGAAGGACGGCGAGAAAGACGTCTTCAAGCAGATGGACGTCATCGCGAGCGAAATGGAGAACCTGTTCTACAGGCTCTTTTCGCCGAAGCAACTGGTCAAGCCCGTCTGCCAGCACCACTGGAGCCCGCTCGCCGACGTGTACGAGACCGCCGACCATCTCATCATCAAGCTCGATCTGGCCGGAGTCAAACGCGAGGAGATCGGCATCGCGCTCGAGAGCGACCGCCTTGTCGTGCGCGGGTCTCGAACGGAATCGGCGCCGGCCGGCATCACCACCCACCACCAGATGGAAATCAACTACGGCTACTTCGAGCGGGTCTTCCACCTGCGCCACGGTGTGCGCCAGGAGGATATTGCGGCGCGCTACGACGACGGGTTCCTCACGGTGAGCATCACGAAGGAGCCCCCGCGCGAGAGGAAAGATCCGCTGGACATCGCGATCGAATAG
- a CDS encoding PEP-CTERM sorting domain-containing protein, with protein MKLATIFSVAVLAALTLFVSAPVHANSITEIIKWIQPPDLQTGFDQQSQWDSTDGEPDVIKADDWICPDGRPVTDVHWWGSYYANQEFVPDAFFINVYANDDKSLIGDPTDDMPGTWLWGVLTDFSAVNETFYGMDSVGEAVYEYGVYLPEGFWFDQEQGTKYWLSIVASTPDFGSTPIWGWHTGFEPVGLYGLSTAVTGKVLDGDDWARGNPVEWAHEDYNFAFALTTVPEPGTMTLLGGGILALLGMRRRKSR; from the coding sequence ATGAAACTGGCGACCATATTCAGCGTGGCGGTGCTCGCAGCCCTGACGTTGTTCGTCTCGGCGCCCGTACACGCCAATAGCATCACCGAGATCATCAAGTGGATCCAGCCGCCCGATCTGCAGACCGGCTTCGACCAGCAGAGCCAGTGGGACTCTACCGACGGCGAGCCGGACGTGATCAAGGCCGACGACTGGATCTGCCCGGACGGCCGGCCCGTGACGGATGTCCACTGGTGGGGCTCGTACTACGCCAATCAGGAGTTCGTGCCGGATGCGTTCTTCATCAACGTCTACGCGAACGATGACAAAAGCCTGATCGGGGACCCGACTGACGATATGCCAGGCACGTGGCTCTGGGGCGTCCTGACGGACTTCAGCGCGGTGAACGAGACGTTCTACGGGATGGACAGCGTCGGCGAAGCGGTCTACGAGTACGGCGTCTATCTGCCCGAAGGCTTCTGGTTCGACCAGGAGCAGGGAACCAAGTATTGGCTCTCGATCGTCGCGAGCACGCCGGACTTTGGCAGCACGCCGATCTGGGGCTGGCACACGGGCTTCGAGCCTGTCGGCCTCTACGGTCTCTCCACCGCCGTTACGGGGAAAGTGCTAGACGGCGATGACTGGGCGCGCGGCAACCCGGTCGAGTGGGCGCACGAGGATTACAACTTCGCATTCGCGCTCACGACCGTGCCTGAGCCGGGGACGATGACGCTGCTCGGCGGCGGCATCCTGGCGCTGCTCGGGATGCGCCGGCGCAAGTCCCGGTAG
- a CDS encoding PEP-CTERM sorting domain-containing protein produces MSRKLAFVLAAVLVLGVCSLGMAQTSYISKVLQGPDMDSGWNLQSQWDLIDGEPNIIRADNWECPDGRPITDIHWWGSYLFNTGDSNPVQKFEVSIFSDAGGSPGALMWRKSFDSALVNETPVGLDANLEQVYKYSVYLEQEDVFQQNQGEVYWLSIVALTEGTTRWPMWGWHTAVNRNIEDLLQGSAQTTKDPTQNDPFGIGKVENPWQDAQYDMAFELTTIPEPSIVALIGLGLFATWTRFRRR; encoded by the coding sequence ATGAGTCGAAAACTCGCATTCGTTCTCGCAGCCGTCCTCGTGCTCGGCGTCTGCTCACTGGGGATGGCCCAGACGTCGTACATCTCGAAGGTCCTGCAGGGCCCGGACATGGATTCGGGGTGGAACCTGCAGTCGCAGTGGGACCTGATTGACGGCGAGCCGAACATCATCCGTGCCGACAACTGGGAGTGCCCGGACGGCCGTCCCATCACGGATATCCACTGGTGGGGGTCGTACCTGTTCAACACGGGCGACAGCAACCCCGTCCAGAAGTTCGAGGTTAGCATCTTCTCCGACGCGGGGGGCTCGCCGGGCGCGTTGATGTGGCGCAAGTCGTTTGACAGCGCGCTCGTCAATGAGACGCCGGTCGGCCTCGATGCCAACCTGGAGCAGGTCTACAAGTACTCCGTCTACCTGGAACAAGAGGATGTGTTCCAGCAGAACCAAGGCGAGGTGTACTGGCTCAGCATCGTCGCGTTGACCGAGGGCACGACGCGCTGGCCGATGTGGGGCTGGCACACGGCGGTGAACAGGAATATCGAGGACCTCCTGCAGGGCTCGGCGCAGACCACCAAGGATCCGACGCAGAACGACCCGTTCGGGATCGGCAAGGTCGAGAATCCGTGGCAGGACGCCCAGTATGACATGGCGTTCGAGCTGACGACGATCCCGGAGCCGTCGATCGTGGCGCTCATCGGACTGGGCCTGTTCGCGACTTGGACACGTTTTCGCCGCCGTTAG
- a CDS encoding NTPase, with translation MNILLTGTPGVGKTTLIRKLVEALDRPARGIITEEVRVADRRRGFRIVTLDGREGVLAHDTIKGPNRVSRYGVTTAALESLGIPAITPTSPDEIIVIDEIGKMECVSQAFKDATWRALEAPNLVLGTIARKGVGFIARVKARPDVTLFEVTPRNRDHLSAQILHELGVAAPATPKTQPPRREQ, from the coding sequence GTGAACATCTTGTTGACCGGAACGCCCGGGGTGGGGAAGACGACGCTGATCCGCAAGCTCGTCGAGGCGCTTGATCGCCCGGCGCGCGGCATCATTACAGAAGAGGTGCGTGTGGCGGACCGGCGGCGCGGCTTCAGGATCGTGACGCTCGACGGGCGCGAGGGCGTGCTCGCGCACGACACGATCAAAGGCCCCAACCGCGTGAGCCGCTACGGCGTGACCACGGCCGCCCTCGAATCGCTCGGGATCCCAGCGATCACGCCCACGTCGCCCGATGAGATCATCGTCATCGACGAGATCGGCAAGATGGAGTGCGTGTCGCAGGCGTTCAAGGACGCCACGTGGCGCGCGCTCGAGGCGCCCAACCTCGTGCTGGGCACGATCGCGCGCAAGGGCGTCGGCTTCATCGCGCGCGTCAAGGCGCGGCCCGACGTGACGCTCTTCGAGGTCACCCCGCGCAACCGCGACCATCTCAGCGCGCAGATCCTCCATGAGCTCGGCGTCGCGGCGCCGGCAACACCCAAGACGCAGCCACCTCGGAGGGAACAATGA
- the lon gene encoding endopeptidase La gives MADEQEQKTGLEQFQATPQPPAPRVEDIPDELPVLPISNNVIFPATITPVAIGKPVSLAAVEAAMTSNKLIAAVAMRPASETAQGEQSEESPERLFDHGTVCLILKLLRMPDGTMRILVQGLRKARVERIVQGEPHIRARFALIEESVERTSELEALMRNMVEMINRIVSMASYLPDDLRSAATSIDDPLMLVYLVATLFRLKIDEKQRILEIEDVAEKYRTLLRVLNREVEILEIGGKIKEDVQAEIGKSQRDYYLREQLKAIQHELGETDETQAEVEELATRIAALDLPDEVHTEADRELKRLRRIPPISPEHQMIRTFLDWIIELPWRVSTDDDLDLKRARRILDEDHYGLEQIKDRIVEYLAVRGLKHDAHGPILCFVGPPGTGKTSLGQSIARALGRNFIRMSLGGMHDEAEIRGHRRTYIGAMPGRILQSIRRAASNNPVMMLDEMDKIGADFRGDPSSALLEVLDPAQNTTFRDHYLGLAFDLSKVLFIGTANMLDTIQPALRDRMEIIRLSGYTTEEKIAIAERYLVRRQVKDNGLDESRIEFQTGAIERIVTDYTREAGVRNLEREIGTVCRKVAYRFASDGGKKVTVTAGSVPDYLGPQKVFIEVGLRTAVPGVATGLAWTEAGGDVLFVEATKMPGGKSLQLTGQLGGVMQESARAALSCVRSRAEHIGLAPDFYDKCDLHLHVPAGAIPKDGPSAGVVMATALVSCVSGVPVSEKVAMTGEITLTGVVLPVGGIKEKVLAAKRAGVTKIVVPARNEQDVNEIPAQLREGLEFVYVEDLDQVLETAFNGHLPRKHPKRRAHDTSHLVQHPPTA, from the coding sequence ATGGCCGACGAGCAAGAACAGAAGACGGGCCTCGAGCAGTTCCAGGCGACGCCTCAGCCGCCTGCGCCGCGCGTCGAGGACATCCCCGACGAGCTGCCCGTGCTGCCGATCAGCAACAACGTGATCTTCCCCGCGACGATCACGCCCGTGGCCATCGGCAAGCCGGTGTCGCTTGCCGCCGTCGAGGCGGCCATGACGAGCAATAAGCTCATTGCGGCCGTCGCCATGCGGCCGGCATCCGAGACGGCGCAAGGCGAGCAATCGGAAGAGAGTCCCGAGAGATTGTTCGACCATGGCACGGTGTGCTTGATCCTCAAACTGCTCCGGATGCCCGATGGGACCATGCGCATCCTGGTCCAGGGGCTGCGCAAGGCGCGCGTCGAACGCATCGTGCAGGGCGAGCCGCACATCCGCGCGCGGTTCGCCCTGATCGAGGAATCGGTCGAGCGCACGTCCGAGCTCGAGGCCCTCATGCGCAACATGGTCGAGATGATCAACCGGATCGTCTCGATGGCTAGCTACCTGCCCGACGACCTGCGCAGTGCGGCGACGAGCATTGACGACCCGCTCATGCTCGTCTATCTGGTCGCCACGCTGTTCCGGCTCAAGATCGACGAGAAGCAGCGGATCCTCGAGATCGAGGACGTGGCCGAGAAGTATCGCACGCTGCTCCGGGTGCTCAATCGCGAGGTCGAGATCCTCGAGATCGGCGGCAAGATCAAGGAAGACGTCCAGGCCGAGATCGGCAAGAGCCAGCGCGACTACTACCTGCGCGAGCAGCTCAAGGCCATCCAGCACGAGCTGGGCGAGACGGACGAGACGCAGGCCGAAGTCGAGGAGCTTGCCACGCGCATCGCGGCGCTCGATCTGCCCGACGAGGTGCACACCGAGGCGGACCGCGAGCTCAAGCGCCTGCGGCGCATCCCGCCGATCTCGCCCGAGCACCAGATGATCCGCACCTTCCTGGACTGGATCATCGAGCTGCCGTGGCGCGTCTCGACCGACGATGACCTCGATCTGAAGCGCGCGCGCCGCATTCTCGACGAGGACCACTACGGTCTCGAGCAGATCAAGGACCGCATTGTCGAGTACCTCGCCGTGCGTGGCCTCAAGCACGATGCGCACGGGCCGATTCTGTGCTTCGTCGGGCCGCCGGGCACGGGCAAGACGTCGCTGGGCCAGTCGATCGCCCGCGCGCTCGGGCGCAACTTCATCCGGATGTCGCTCGGCGGCATGCACGACGAAGCGGAGATCCGAGGCCACCGCCGCACCTATATCGGCGCGATGCCGGGCCGCATCCTCCAGTCGATCCGCCGTGCCGCCTCGAACAACCCGGTCATGATGCTCGACGAGATGGATAAGATCGGCGCCGATTTCCGCGGCGATCCGTCGTCGGCGCTGCTCGAGGTGCTCGATCCGGCGCAGAACACCACGTTCCGCGACCACTACCTCGGGCTTGCGTTCGACTTGTCCAAGGTGCTGTTCATTGGCACGGCCAATATGCTCGACACGATTCAGCCCGCGCTGCGCGACCGCATGGAGATCATCCGCCTCAGCGGCTACACGACCGAAGAGAAGATCGCCATCGCCGAGCGCTACCTTGTGCGGCGCCAGGTCAAGGACAACGGCCTCGACGAGTCGAGGATCGAGTTTCAGACCGGGGCGATCGAGCGGATCGTGACGGACTACACGCGTGAGGCCGGCGTGCGCAACCTCGAGCGCGAGATCGGCACGGTGTGCCGCAAGGTGGCGTATCGCTTCGCTTCCGACGGCGGCAAGAAGGTCACGGTCACGGCCGGAAGCGTGCCCGACTACCTCGGTCCGCAGAAGGTGTTCATCGAGGTCGGGCTGCGCACGGCCGTGCCGGGTGTGGCCACGGGGCTGGCGTGGACCGAGGCGGGCGGCGACGTGCTGTTCGTCGAAGCGACGAAGATGCCGGGGGGCAAATCGCTCCAGCTCACCGGGCAGCTCGGCGGCGTGATGCAGGAATCGGCGCGTGCGGCGCTCTCGTGCGTGCGGTCGCGCGCCGAACACATCGGGCTTGCACCGGATTTCTACGACAAGTGCGACCTGCACCTCCACGTGCCGGCGGGCGCGATCCCCAAGGACGGGCCGTCGGCCGGCGTGGTGATGGCCACCGCCCTTGTCTCGTGCGTCAGCGGTGTGCCGGTCTCTGAGAAGGTGGCGATGACGGGCGAGATCACGCTGACCGGTGTCGTGTTGCCTGTCGGCGGGATCAAGGAGAAAGTACTGGCGGCCAAGCGGGCCGGCGTCACAAAGATCGTGGTGCCTGCCCGCAACGAGCAGGACGTCAACGAGATCCCCGCTCAACTGCGCGAGGGCCTCGAGTTCGTCTACGTCGAGGACCTCGACCAAGTGCTCGAGACCGCCTTCAACGGCCACCTGCCGCGAAAGCACCCCAAACGCCGCGCCCACGACACCTCCCACCTCGTCCAGCACCCGCCGACAGCCTAG